The following proteins are co-located in the bacterium genome:
- the sppA gene encoding signal peptide peptidase SppA, with translation MKKEAVFIGILLILCLLSIIIGASLISKGKGKKIQPFEERGIAIINIYGSIETTSQPPGFFQGFKGADYITKRLSRIAKDKRIKALVVRIDSPGGSIAASQEIYKGILSLKKNGKKVVISMADLACSGAYYIACAGDKIIANEGSIIGSIGVIFFAPNIESLMGKIGVKFNVIKSGKYKDIGSIAREMTSEERGIIQGLIDKTFLQFFNAVSRERKIKEDRLKEIADGRVFIGEEAKELGLIDEIGTFQDAIKEAARLSGIKGEPKIIDEREPMERIMEEILSITGGIKPKIDTSAKLKYIWQPVY, from the coding sequence GGGATTTTATTGATTCTGTGCCTTCTTTCCATAATTATTGGAGCAAGCCTGATTAGCAAGGGGAAAGGGAAAAAAATTCAGCCTTTTGAAGAAAGGGGAATAGCGATTATTAACATCTATGGCTCTATTGAGACAACAAGCCAACCGCCTGGATTTTTTCAAGGATTTAAAGGTGCTGATTATATAACCAAGAGGCTTTCAAGGATAGCAAAAGACAAAAGAATTAAAGCCCTGGTTGTCCGAATAGATAGCCCGGGAGGAAGTATTGCTGCCTCTCAAGAGATATACAAAGGCATTCTTTCCCTTAAGAAAAATGGAAAAAAGGTTGTAATCTCAATGGCTGATCTCGCCTGCTCTGGTGCATACTATATTGCTTGTGCAGGCGATAAAATTATAGCAAATGAGGGCTCTATAATAGGAAGTATTGGCGTCATATTTTTTGCTCCAAACATTGAAAGCCTGATGGGAAAAATAGGGGTTAAATTTAATGTCATAAAGAGTGGAAAATATAAGGACATAGGCTCAATTGCAAGGGAAATGACAAGCGAGGAAAGGGGGATAATTCAAGGGCTGATTGATAAAACATTTTTACAATTTTTTAATGCTGTATCAAGGGAAAGAAAGATTAAAGAGGATAGGCTTAAGGAAATAGCAGATGGAAGGGTATTTATCGGAGAAGAGGCAAAAGAGCTTGGCCTGATTGATGAAATAGGGACATTCCAGGATGCGATTAAAGAGGCAGCAAGGCTCTCTGGGATTAAGGGAGAGCCAAAAATAATAGATGAAAGGGAACCAATGGAGAGAATAATGGAGGAAATTTTAAGTATTACAGGAGGCATAAAACCGAAAATAGATACTTCTGCAAAGCTTAAATATATATGGCAACCAGTATATTAG
- a CDS encoding methyltransferase domain-containing protein, with the protein MEDKPPQQKLKVFGPVANLEEYVSSDWWKKIFNPLYLKTDGDVIDDQRITKDEISLILSLLNPKNEEKILDLCCGQGRHTLELARRGFLNVEGLDRSHYLIYKAKTLSKKEGLNIKFKEGDARKLPYPPDTFDIVLILGNSFGYFESIKDDIKVLYEVFRILKPWGRLLIELADGEYLKTNFNPRSWEWIDKNHFVCRERSLSLDGQRLISREVITDVEKGVIADQFYAERLYTKDDISNLLKNANFSNISFNGNGISATSERNQDLGMMEKRMLITAEVRKNWTPVKRKEKAMLNIAVILGDPTKPDLLKPDYQFDDDDFYTIDQLKNALRELSQYQFTYLNSHNTIVSDLSRLVGKTDLVLNLCDEGYNNDARKELHIPSLLEVLGLPYTGGGPQCLAFCYDKSLVRGVASEMGVPVSDAFFIKPGDSIFELTINFPVIVKPNFGDSSFGITQKSVVNNIDELTQAILWIREKFGYEKPILVEKFLTGKDISVGIIGNPPDDYNILPIIEEDYSELPPDLPRICGYEAKWLSSSPYWKIKSIPANISDETKDLIIDSSLKLFERLECRDYCRFDWRFDADGNPKLLEVNPNPGWCYDGHLAKMASISGISYPSLLSAIIKAGLQRLGIH; encoded by the coding sequence ATGGAGGATAAACCTCCGCAACAAAAACTAAAGGTATTTGGTCCTGTTGCAAACTTGGAAGAATATGTCTCTTCTGATTGGTGGAAGAAAATCTTTAACCCCCTTTATCTTAAGACAGACGGAGATGTTATAGATGACCAAAGGATAACCAAAGATGAAATTTCTTTAATCCTTTCTCTACTAAACCCAAAGAATGAGGAAAAAATCCTTGATCTGTGCTGTGGCCAGGGAAGGCATACATTAGAGCTTGCCAGGAGGGGGTTTTTGAATGTAGAGGGTCTTGACAGATCGCATTATCTTATCTATAAAGCAAAAACATTATCAAAGAAGGAGGGGCTTAATATCAAGTTTAAAGAGGGTGATGCAAGAAAGCTCCCATATCCCCCTGATACATTTGATATTGTTCTAATCTTAGGCAATAGCTTTGGATATTTTGAATCAATCAAGGATGATATAAAGGTTCTTTATGAGGTATTTAGGATTCTTAAACCCTGGGGAAGGCTTCTTATAGAATTGGCTGATGGCGAGTATCTAAAGACAAATTTTAATCCAAGGTCCTGGGAGTGGATAGATAAAAACCATTTTGTCTGCAGGGAAAGGTCATTATCATTAGATGGCCAAAGGCTTATCTCAAGGGAGGTGATCACAGATGTAGAAAAGGGCGTAATTGCAGACCAATTCTATGCAGAAAGGCTATACACAAAGGATGATATCTCAAACCTTCTTAAAAACGCAAATTTTTCCAATATCTCCTTTAATGGCAATGGAATATCAGCAACCTCAGAAAGAAATCAGGATTTGGGGATGATGGAGAAAAGGATGCTTATAACCGCTGAGGTCAGGAAAAATTGGACACCGGTAAAAAGGAAAGAAAAGGCAATGTTAAATATAGCTGTAATCCTTGGAGACCCAACCAAGCCCGATCTACTAAAGCCCGATTATCAATTTGACGATGATGATTTCTATACCATTGACCAGCTTAAGAATGCCTTAAGAGAGCTTTCCCAATACCAATTCACCTATCTTAACTCCCACAATACCATTGTTTCTGACCTTTCAAGGCTGGTTGGGAAAACAGACCTTGTCCTTAATCTATGTGATGAGGGATATAACAATGATGCAAGGAAGGAGCTCCACATTCCATCCCTTTTAGAGGTGCTTGGTCTTCCCTATACAGGAGGAGGGCCACAATGCCTTGCATTTTGCTATGATAAATCCCTGGTTAGGGGTGTTGCCTCTGAAATGGGTGTCCCTGTTTCCGATGCATTCTTCATAAAACCAGGAGACTCTATATTTGAGCTTACCATAAATTTTCCTGTTATTGTAAAACCAAATTTTGGTGATTCAAGCTTTGGGATAACCCAGAAAAGCGTGGTCAATAACATTGACGAACTTACCCAGGCAATCCTCTGGATAAGGGAAAAATTTGGCTATGAAAAGCCCATTTTGGTTGAGAAATTCCTTACGGGAAAGGATATAAGTGTTGGGATAATAGGAAATCCGCCAGATGACTACAATATCCTTCCCATTATAGAGGAGGATTATTCAGAGCTTCCACCAGACCTTCCAAGGATATGTGGCTATGAGGCAAAATGGCTTTCCAGTTCCCCATATTGGAAGATAAAATCCATACCCGCAAATATTTCTGATGAGACAAAAGACCTTATTATTGATTCCTCCCTTAAGCTATTTGAGAGGCTTGAATGCAGGGATTATTGCCGGTTTGATTGGAGGTTTGATGCTGACGGAAATCCAAAGCTCCTTGAGGTAAATCCCAATCCTGGCTGGTGCTATGATGGGCACTTAGCAAAGATGGCAAGCATTTCAGGCATCTCATACCCCTCTCTTCTTTCTGCAATCATCAAGGCAGGCCTGCAGAGATTGGGGATTCATTAA